AAGATAATCCCGATATAGCTAGGGAATATGGATCTGCTTTAACACTGCTAATATCGCTAACCGCTGTATATCTCCTACTAGTGCTTGTCTCAGCATTCAAAAAGATCCTTGGAGTAATCATAGCCATAGGCTGGATAGTCATCATCATAGCACTAGTATTAAGAACAGTATCGCCTAAGTAAAGCCATAAATAAGAGATATAATGACTTGCTTATCAAATTAATATTATAGCTGAAGGCCTCGCCTTAAGAGTGGGGATAGCGCTAAACATACTAAGTAGGCTGGAATGAGCGCTAAAGCTACGAATAAGTCTTTTTGTTAGAAACACGATGATAAGGTTTAAAACATCCTGAAAAAGATAGCTTTGGTGCATAGGATGCAAATATTTAGATCTCCAAAGTATATCTTTGATTTTCTTGCTAGATGCATCGTTAGGGATGGTGACATTAATTTGCTGAGTGATCGCTGGATTATTGGTCTTGGTATTGGTCACCGGCTTTTCGAGGAGTTCGCCGGAATAGATAATGAGGTTACGGGCACATGTAGGGGTTTAAGAACATTTAATATCTCCATCAACGGGCATAAGGTGACTTTAATAGCTTCTGCTGCTGGAGGCTTATATACTGAGGAGCTATTAGGTGTTGCATATCATAGAGGTGTTAAATACGTAGTTGGTCTTGGTGCTTGTGGAGCTCTTAGAGAAGATCTTGATCTATGTGATGTGATAATACCCATAGCCTCTGTTAGGGGAGAGAATCTCACCGATTATTATGTAGAGAAATCCTATCCCGCTGTAGCGGATTTCGATATGCTGAGTATTCTAAAAAGCGAGCTCGAGGAATCTGGTCTAAAGCCTAGGATAGGTATTGTATATACCACGCCATCAGTACTAACAGAGGATCCTATGAAGATGAAGATCCTCGGTGATATGGGTATATCCTGCATCGAATGCGAAGTATCAGTGCTATACACCATATCCCGATTGATAGGGATTAGATCAGCCGCTCTGCTTATCGTTAGTGATCACGTTGTGAAAGAAAAACAACTAGATGAAGCAACGCAGAAGAACTATAGAGACCTGCAAAAGAGGATCCTCAGTATCGTGGTGAATATGCTATCGAGGTTAAACATCTAGCACCTAGATAGATCCAGAATATCTGTTTAAACCTTAGCAGAGAAGGCCTGGCACGCATAAGCATAGCATGCTACTCCACCGATCCACCGATTTAAGCTAGCTTAATGTTTTATAAAAGGTAATCTATGTGGATATGCCTATGCATAGATTAGAGGTGGAGATTCTTAAGAAGAGATCCTCAATGTTTTTAGAAGAGGCTAAACACGCCCTAGATAGAGGTTTCTATGACTTAACATGCTTCCTAGCCGAACAGTCTCTACAACTCTATCTAAAAGCTGTGTTGCTGGAGCTCGTAGGCGATTACCCTAGAACTCATAGTATTAGGCATCTACTGGGTGAGCTAAATAGGGTTCTTAAATCCCAAGATCTAGAGGGTTTTGTTGCTGCGAATAGATCTAGGCTTCTAGCCCTTGAAGACGCATATATAATGTCTAGATACTATATTAGGGAATATGAGAGGGAAGATGCGGAGGACATGGTAAAGCTTGTGGAGGAGGTGCTCTCTCTACTTAAAAGGATCCTGGGTGATAGGCGGTGAGCATATTCATGGATACCTCGGCTAGACGTGCTAAGCTGTTGAGTGAGTGGAGATTATGGGTTCCCAGAATAGCTAAAGTAGTCAAGGAGGTTATCCCAGATGCCGAGATCTATGTTGTGGGAAGCGTGGTTAGAGGTGATAGTGTTGGTGGAAGCGATGTAGATATACTGGTGGCCTCTGAATATACTCCGGAAAAAAACATGGAAATAGCTAGGCTGAAAGCTGCTATAGAGGATAAACTGAGCCTGCCATATTATCACCCATTTGAGATACATATACTGAAACCAGGGGAGGCTAGATACTTTATAGAGAGGTCGAGAGGATATGTATTGAGAATAGCTTAGAAGAATTCTCAGATCTCCCCATCATAAAACCAGGTTTTTAATGATAGAACTCTAGCATAGGGCACAGCTGAAATCATGTAGATGTGGGTCTCAAGCCTGG
This window of the Sulfolobales archaeon genome carries:
- a CDS encoding HEPN domain-containing protein, which translates into the protein MHRLEVEILKKRSSMFLEEAKHALDRGFYDLTCFLAEQSLQLYLKAVLLELVGDYPRTHSIRHLLGELNRVLKSQDLEGFVAANRSRLLALEDAYIMSRYYIREYEREDAEDMVKLVEEVLSLLKRILGDRR
- a CDS encoding nucleotidyltransferase domain-containing protein, producing the protein MSIFMDTSARRAKLLSEWRLWVPRIAKVVKEVIPDAEIYVVGSVVRGDSVGGSDVDILVASEYTPEKNMEIARLKAAIEDKLSLPYYHPFEIHILKPGEARYFIERSRGYVLRIA